A stretch of the Aphanothece sacrum FPU1 genome encodes the following:
- a CDS encoding helix-turn-helix domain-containing protein: protein MKEQINKEPNLKVKAYREAMGYSQQELAQLLNCHWRTVADWELKGTIPNFEKVVLLAKVFKISLKTLANDFGLDTVGIPDDSNSQPSNELTASKC, encoded by the coding sequence ATGAAAGAACAAATCAACAAAGAACCTAACTTAAAAGTGAAAGCTTATCGTGAAGCGATGGGCTATTCTCAGCAAGAATTAGCTCAGTTATTAAATTGTCACTGGCGGACTGTTGCAGATTGGGAACTAAAAGGGACTATCCCAAACTTTGAAAAAGTGGTGTTACTGGCTAAAGTATTCAAGATTAGTCTTAAAACACTGGCCAATGATTTCGGACTTGATACCGTAGGCATCCCAGATGATTCCAATTCACAACCATCAAACGAATTAACCGCTAGTAAGTGTTAA
- a CDS encoding IS4 family transposase, which produces MLPEIYNNHLTKYLKKSEYLILLIMIELVQVYRKIRFYELASYFPSPILFESKRKKLKRFFEIPCLTIEGVWIPIIKQWLKQSFSTGDVLHIAIDRTQWGLINILMVSLVIDNRGIPLYFELLDHIGNSNFDTQKSILARILLFLKEYKIVVLGDREFCSVELAKWLHGQKRVYYALRLKKSNYIEVEKEMWTRLKDLGLSSGMSLFYQGVKVTKTKGFIGSNIVAKWKKKYRGIETKEAWFIITNLTSIDETIDAYKKRFCIEEMFRDFKKGGYDLERTKLTGHRLTSLIILITLAYSMATFSGKIIKEKGLAKYVGRVRKNKKMRRRHSNFYIGLHGKDWVDSCDLFTVEAQALMQLSPEKRAYYRRGRRAISLIKSSL; this is translated from the coding sequence ATGTTACCAGAAATTTATAACAACCATTTAACAAAGTATCTGAAAAAATCGGAATATTTAATACTGTTAATCATGATAGAATTAGTGCAAGTATATAGGAAAATTAGGTTTTATGAGTTAGCTAGTTATTTTCCCAGTCCCATTTTATTTGAAAGTAAGAGAAAAAAGTTAAAACGGTTTTTCGAGATTCCTTGTTTGACAATTGAAGGAGTATGGATACCTATCATAAAACAGTGGTTAAAGCAATCATTTAGTACAGGAGATGTCTTACATATTGCCATAGATAGAACCCAATGGGGGTTGATTAATATTTTGATGGTAAGTCTGGTAATTGATAATAGAGGAATTCCCTTATATTTTGAGTTGCTAGATCACATCGGTAATAGTAACTTTGACACACAGAAAAGTATATTAGCCCGAATATTACTCTTTCTAAAAGAATATAAAATAGTTGTCTTAGGGGATAGAGAATTCTGCTCAGTTGAACTAGCAAAATGGTTACATGGACAAAAAAGAGTTTATTATGCACTCAGATTGAAGAAAAGCAACTATATTGAAGTAGAAAAGGAAATGTGGACGCGACTAAAAGATTTAGGATTATCTTCAGGAATGTCTTTATTTTATCAAGGAGTTAAAGTTACGAAAACAAAAGGATTTATAGGCAGTAATATAGTGGCGAAATGGAAAAAGAAGTATAGAGGAATAGAGACAAAAGAAGCTTGGTTTATTATCACAAATTTAACCAGTATTGATGAGACGATTGACGCTTATAAAAAGAGATTTTGTATTGAGGAAATGTTTCGGGATTTTAAGAAAGGTGGTTATGATTTAGAAAGAACGAAATTAACAGGACATCGCCTTACTTCCTTAATTATATTGATTACTCTAGCTTATTCAATGGCAACATTTTCTGGAAAAATTATTAAAGAGAAAGGATTGGCAAAATATGTGGGGAGAGTCAGAAAAAACAAGAAAATGCGACGGAGACACAGTAACTTTTATATCGGTCTTCATGGAAAAGATTGGGTTGACTCTTGTGATTTATTTACCGTTGAAGCCCAGGCATTAATGCAATTAAGCCCCGAAAAACGCGCCTATTATCGACGAGGACGACGGGCTATATCCCTGATTAAGTCTAGCTTATAG
- a CDS encoding HepT-like ribonuclease domain-containing protein — protein sequence MTQRDFTDFLQDIIEAIYQLEKITKNISFEEFLARVEIFLSVVKLIEIIGEAVKNIPDGVRVKYPEIWRGDMKP from the coding sequence ATGACACAAAGAGATTTTACCGATTTCTTACAAGACATAATAGAAGCAATTTATCAACTAGAAAAAATTACTAAGAATATAAGCTTTGAAGAATTTTTAGCTAGGGTAGAAATCTTCCTATCAGTTGTAAAATTAATTGAGATTATCGGAGAAGCAGTTAAAAATATTCCTGATGGAGTCAGAGTTAAGTACCCTGAGATCTGGCGTGGGGACATGAAACCCTGA
- a CDS encoding nucleotidyltransferase family protein encodes MKNLEEIQEILNRVKSFVKEKYQVSELGIFGDYVKGEVKEDSQINILIDYTEPPSLLDLVDMEYYLSDLLKVKTDVISKNGLKGKRKERILSEVIYV; translated from the coding sequence ATGAAAAACTTAGAAGAAATTCAAGAAATTTTAAATCGAGTAAAATCTTTTGTAAAAGAAAAGTATCAGGTTAGTGAATTAGGTATTTTTGGCGATTATGTAAAAGGAGAAGTTAAAGAAGATAGTCAAATTAATATCCTGATAGATTATACAGAACCACCAAGTTTACTAGATTTAGTAGATATGGAATACTATTTAAGTGATTTACTGAAAGTAAAAACAGACGTTATCAGTAAAAATGGCTTAAAAGGGAAAAGGAAAGAAAGAATTCTATCCGAGGTCATTTATGTATGA
- a CDS encoding CRR6 family NdhI maturation factor, translated as MSQTIAIQLDHLTRLDLSPVKTVVDPLLQQGAIASQEQTLTFEIHYPRDPSDPRELSEISEVRLWFVRLDALYPWIPFILDAKRGELARYTAMLVPHQFSRTEGIQYNPEALEIFVMHKLFILSEWLKQQKIPAQFRLKSMAQLFGYDIDDSFFELIK; from the coding sequence ATGTCTCAGACGATCGCCATTCAACTTGATCACCTCACTCGCTTAGATCTCTCCCCTGTTAAAACGGTAGTTGATCCTCTGCTGCAACAAGGGGCGATCGCCTCTCAAGAACAAACCCTCACCTTTGAGATTCATTATCCTCGTGATCCGTCCGATCCCAGGGAACTCTCAGAAATTTCCGAGGTTCGTTTATGGTTTGTGCGTCTAGATGCACTTTATCCCTGGATACCCTTTATTTTAGACGCAAAGAGGGGAGAATTAGCCCGTTATACTGCTATGTTAGTTCCCCATCAATTTAGTCGCACAGAAGGTATTCAATATAACCCAGAAGCGTTAGAAATCTTTGTCATGCACAAATTATTTATTCTTTCTGAGTGGTTAAAACAGCAAAAAATTCCTGCTCAATTTCGTCTAAAATCAATGGCCCAATTATTTGGTTATGATATTGATGATAGTTTTTTTGAGCTTATTAAATAA
- a CDS encoding Glu/Leu/Phe/Val family dehydrogenase, whose protein sequence is MEKLLDDASKRLEKALKYVSISDDASQRLKHPKTSLSVSIPVRMDDGSLRIFQGYRVRYDDTRGPGKGGVRYHPNVTMDEVQSLAFWMTFKCALLNLPFGGAKGGITLNPKELSKQELERLSRGYIEAIADFIGPDIDILAPDVYTNDMIMGWMMDQYSIIQRKITPGVVTGKPKTMGGSQGRDTATGTGAFYVIQAILPKFERITENTTIAVQGFGKAGAVVAELLAKAGYKVVAVSDSKGGIYAEKGLDILSIRGYKKQHRDIAAIYCEDTVCNIGEHQSISNDELLALDVDVLIPAALENQITENNAHNIKAKYIFEVANGPITSAADDILDQKGIYIFPDILVNAGGVTVSYFEWVQNRSGLYWTRTEVHERMKEKMVTEAQKVWSISQEYGVSMRTGAYIHALNRLSEALDAKGTRDYYINGVTH, encoded by the coding sequence ATGGAAAAATTATTAGACGATGCAAGTAAACGACTAGAAAAAGCTTTAAAATATGTCTCAATTTCTGACGATGCCAGTCAACGATTAAAACATCCTAAAACCAGTTTAAGTGTGTCAATTCCAGTGCGGATGGATGATGGTTCTTTACGCATTTTTCAAGGATATCGGGTACGGTATGATGATACGAGGGGGCCAGGTAAAGGAGGTGTACGATATCATCCTAATGTGACGATGGATGAGGTGCAATCTTTAGCCTTTTGGATGACCTTTAAATGTGCCTTATTAAACCTACCTTTTGGGGGTGCAAAAGGAGGGATTACCCTAAATCCTAAAGAATTATCCAAACAAGAATTAGAACGATTAAGTCGGGGATATATTGAAGCGATCGCAGATTTTATTGGCCCTGATATTGATATTTTAGCCCCGGATGTTTATACAAATGACATGATTATGGGGTGGATGATGGATCAATATAGCATTATCCAACGCAAAATTACCCCAGGTGTAGTGACAGGAAAACCCAAAACTATGGGGGGAAGTCAGGGACGAGATACCGCCACAGGAACGGGAGCTTTTTATGTAATACAGGCTATTTTGCCTAAATTTGAACGAATTACAGAAAATACAACTATTGCCGTACAAGGATTTGGAAAAGCGGGGGCCGTTGTTGCCGAATTATTAGCAAAAGCAGGCTATAAAGTAGTAGCAGTAAGTGACTCCAAAGGAGGAATTTATGCGGAAAAAGGACTCGATATTTTGAGTATTCGTGGCTATAAAAAACAACACCGAGATATTGCGGCAATTTACTGTGAGGATACTGTCTGTAATATTGGGGAACATCAAAGTATTAGTAATGACGAATTATTAGCCCTAGATGTAGATGTTTTAATTCCGGCCGCGTTAGAAAACCAAATCACTGAAAATAATGCCCATAATATCAAAGCAAAATATATCTTTGAAGTAGCTAATGGGCCAATTACTTCGGCGGCTGATGACATTTTAGATCAAAAAGGCATTTATATTTTCCCTGATATTTTAGTCAATGCAGGAGGGGTAACAGTCAGTTATTTTGAGTGGGTACAAAACCGCAGTGGTTTGTATTGGACACGAACAGAAGTTCATGAAAGAATGAAAGAAAAAATGGTGACTGAAGCGCAAAAAGTTTGGTCTATTAGTCAAGAATACGGGGTATCTATGCGAACGGGGGCTTATATTCATGCTTTAAACCGTTTAAGTGAAGCTTTAGATGCAAAAGGAACCAGGGATTATTATATTAATGGGGTTACTCATTAA
- the coaE gene encoding dephospho-CoA kinase (Dephospho-CoA kinase (CoaE) performs the final step in coenzyme A biosynthesis.), protein MNNVRRIIGLTGGIATGKTTVSRYLGDTYHLPIFDADIYAREAVNRNSPILTAIFNRYGSSVILGEGELNRQALGDIIFNDSQEKLWLESQIHPYVRHQFEEAIQESESSTIILVIPLLFESNLTHLVTEIWVVSCPYDQQIKRLMTRNNLTEEQAIIRINSQLPLSQKIAAADVVLENDSTLDTLYQQIDQSLINDNIKSLRRQA, encoded by the coding sequence ATAAATAATGTGAGGCGTATTATTGGTTTAACGGGTGGAATTGCTACAGGTAAGACAACCGTATCTCGTTATTTGGGGGATACTTATCATCTGCCAATTTTTGATGCTGATATTTACGCTAGAGAAGCGGTTAATCGGAATTCTCCTATTTTAACTGCAATTTTTAATCGTTATGGTTCATCCGTTATCTTGGGAGAAGGTGAGTTAAATCGTCAAGCTTTAGGGGACATTATTTTTAATGATTCTCAAGAAAAATTATGGCTAGAATCTCAAATTCATCCCTATGTTAGACATCAGTTTGAAGAAGCTATTCAGGAATCAGAATCATCTACTATTATTCTAGTTATTCCTTTGCTTTTTGAGTCTAATCTGACTCATTTAGTCACAGAAATTTGGGTGGTATCTTGTCCTTATGATCAACAAATTAAACGGTTAATGACGCGCAATAATTTAACGGAAGAACAGGCTATCATTCGTATCAATAGTCAATTACCATTGAGCCAAAAAATTGCGGCTGCTGATGTGGTTTTAGAGAATGATTCAACCTTAGATACATTATATCAACAAATTGATCAAAGCTTAATTAATGATAACATTAAAAGCCTGCGAAGGCAGGCTTAG
- a CDS encoding zf-TFIIB domain-containing protein yields MNPLACPKCKGTLKAIIYQNIEIDRCDDCLGIWFDSLEAEELKNCQGSESIDKGDLNEKSLSDPLTKPIFCPRCQVTMLKMLDLDQYPIWYEICSQCQGIWFDAGEFKKFKSNFLPKGFFTQAKQAFSFKKNRS; encoded by the coding sequence ATGAATCCGTTAGCCTGTCCCAAATGCAAGGGAACACTCAAGGCAATTATATATCAAAACATTGAAATTGATCGGTGTGATGATTGTTTAGGAATTTGGTTTGATTCCTTAGAAGCAGAAGAACTGAAAAATTGTCAAGGATCAGAAAGTATTGATAAGGGAGATCTTAACGAAAAAAGTCTCAGTGATCCTTTAACTAAACCCATCTTTTGTCCCCGTTGTCAAGTTACCATGCTCAAAATGCTCGATCTTGATCAATATCCCATCTGGTATGAAATTTGTTCCCAATGTCAAGGTATTTGGTTTGATGCAGGAGAATTCAAAAAATTCAAATCAAATTTTTTGCCAAAAGGGTTTTTTACGCAAGCAAAACAAGCCTTTAGCTTCAAAAAAAACCGATCTTAG
- a CDS encoding DUF6130 family protein, which translates to MFRFKLRSQPIQSLWLCGLLFFLSWGLISCSDRLQASEPLSEPIPQVVITGKLAEVTPPPVIQELRQVLEQYSPQVSIVSPKTDQMFEETTISVKLQVRDLPLFNNAEFQMGPHIHLIVDNEPYQAVYNVDKPIILENLTPGTHTIRVFASRPWHESFKNEGAYAQSTFHILTKTGENAPNPSLPLLTYSRPKRDYGAQPIMLDFYLTNAPLHVVARDNNEDEIVDWRIRVTVNGESFLLDTWQPIYLTGFEEGKNWVQLEFIDEKGNLVDNAFNNTVRLITYTPNGQDTLSKMVRGELSAQAVRSIVDPNYIATPISPTPELSPVEETATEPEEPITEDSLTEIEPSEPVTEEIVPEGSLTQEPETQPEEPVKVTEQPPVSEEPLTQEQQADEVKPEVIPISSTVEKETPLPEKSTVLDSSVVNSTEIIQPTLENPPSQPSSIPQKNQGLEKLKDSFKQINVTQITQYWDNLKNKFFP; encoded by the coding sequence GTGTTTCGGTTTAAATTGCGATCGCAACCTATTCAATCCCTATGGCTATGTGGCTTGCTATTTTTCCTCAGTTGGGGGTTAATTAGTTGTAGCGACCGCTTACAAGCATCGGAACCCTTAAGCGAACCTATACCCCAAGTGGTGATCACAGGGAAACTAGCTGAAGTTACACCACCACCTGTCATTCAAGAACTGCGTCAAGTCTTAGAACAATATTCGCCTCAAGTAAGTATTGTCAGTCCTAAAACCGATCAAATGTTTGAGGAAACTACTATCTCTGTCAAGCTACAAGTCAGAGATTTACCTCTATTTAATAATGCTGAGTTTCAAATGGGGCCTCATATTCATCTAATTGTAGATAATGAACCCTATCAAGCCGTTTACAACGTAGATAAACCGATTATTTTAGAAAATTTAACGCCTGGAACCCATACCATTCGCGTATTTGCTTCTCGCCCTTGGCATGAAAGCTTTAAAAATGAAGGAGCCTATGCTCAAAGTACTTTTCATATTTTAACGAAAACAGGAGAAAATGCCCCTAATCCTTCCCTTCCTCTCTTAACTTACAGTCGTCCCAAAAGGGATTATGGGGCCCAACCAATTATGTTAGATTTTTATTTAACCAATGCCCCGCTTCATGTAGTCGCTAGAGATAATAATGAGGATGAGATTGTAGACTGGCGCATTCGAGTCACAGTTAATGGGGAAAGCTTTTTATTAGATACTTGGCAACCTATCTATCTGACTGGGTTTGAGGAAGGGAAAAACTGGGTACAGTTAGAATTTATAGATGAAAAAGGAAATTTAGTTGATAACGCCTTTAATAATACGGTTCGACTAATTACCTATACTCCTAATGGTCAGGATACTCTATCAAAAATGGTTCGAGGAGAACTCTCGGCCCAAGCTGTCCGTTCTATTGTTGATCCTAATTACATCGCTACACCTATCTCTCCTACCCCTGAACTGTCCCCCGTTGAAGAAACCGCAACAGAACCTGAAGAACCTATAACAGAAGACAGTTTAACTGAAATAGAACCGAGTGAACCTGTTACAGAAGAAATTGTCCCAGAAGGAAGTTTAACTCAAGAACCCGAAACTCAACCAGAAGAACCTGTCAAGGTTACTGAACAACCGCCCGTTTCAGAAGAACCCCTCACCCAAGAACAACAAGCAGATGAGGTTAAACCCGAAGTCATTCCGATTTCGTCTACAGTTGAAAAGGAAACTCCACTCCCAGAAAAGTCTACAGTGCTGGACTCCTCGGTGGTGAACTCCACTGAGATTATCCAACCAACCCTAGAAAATCCACCTTCTCAGCCATCTTCGATACCACAGAAAAATCAAGGGCTTGAGAAATTAAAGGATTCTTTTAAGCAAATTAATGTTACTCAGATTACTCAGTATTGGGACAATTTGAAAAATAAATTCTTTCCGTAA
- the hemH gene encoding ferrochelatase has protein sequence MGRVGILLLNLGGPEQLEDVRPFLFNLFSDPEIIRLPFPWLQKPLAWLISSLRSSKSQENYRQIGGGSPLLKITQAQGEALEQRLSDIGQAAHIYIGMRYWHPFTEEAIARIKRERVEKLVILPLYPQFSISTSGSSFRVIEEMWQADPSLRQIEYTLIPSWYDDPGYLAAMSDLIVQELEKFEHPDQVHLFFSAHGVPQSYVDEAGDPYQAEIESCTSLIMQTLNRPNPHTLAYQSRVGPVEWLKPYTEEALHELGEEGVNDLLVVPISFVSEHIETLQEIDIEYREVAEEAGIHNFQRVPALNTHPIFIDSLAQLVINSLEQPPITFDSVTHPKKNMKMYPQERWAWGMTTAAEVWNGRLAMLGFIGLLIELITGHGPLHFVGLL, from the coding sequence ATGGGTCGCGTTGGGATCTTATTACTAAATTTAGGGGGGCCAGAACAGTTAGAAGACGTTCGCCCTTTTCTCTTTAACCTGTTTTCTGACCCAGAAATCATCCGCTTGCCTTTTCCTTGGTTACAAAAGCCTTTAGCTTGGCTGATTTCTAGCTTAAGATCCAGTAAATCTCAGGAAAACTACCGTCAAATTGGGGGTGGCTCTCCTTTACTGAAAATTACTCAAGCACAAGGGGAAGCCTTAGAACAACGGTTGTCAGATATTGGCCAAGCTGCTCATATATATATTGGAATGCGTTATTGGCATCCCTTTACAGAAGAAGCTATAGCCAGAATTAAACGGGAAAGAGTGGAAAAACTCGTTATTTTGCCCCTATATCCTCAATTTTCTATCAGTACTAGTGGCTCTAGTTTCCGCGTGATTGAGGAAATGTGGCAAGCTGATCCGTCTTTGCGACAAATTGAGTATACTTTAATTCCCTCTTGGTACGATGATCCTGGTTATTTAGCAGCCATGAGTGATTTAATTGTTCAAGAATTAGAAAAATTTGAACATCCTGACCAAGTTCATCTCTTCTTTAGCGCGCACGGTGTCCCCCAAAGTTATGTCGATGAAGCTGGAGATCCTTATCAGGCGGAAATTGAAAGTTGTACGAGTTTAATTATGCAAACTCTCAACCGTCCTAATCCTCATACTTTGGCTTATCAAAGTCGTGTCGGGCCAGTAGAATGGTTGAAACCTTATACCGAAGAAGCACTTCACGAATTAGGTGAAGAAGGAGTTAATGATTTACTGGTGGTTCCTATTAGTTTTGTCTCGGAACATATCGAAACCTTACAGGAAATTGATATTGAATATCGAGAAGTGGCAGAAGAAGCAGGAATTCACAATTTTCAAAGGGTTCCAGCTTTGAATACTCACCCGATTTTTATTGATTCTTTGGCTCAATTAGTAATTAATTCCCTAGAACAACCTCCTATTACTTTTGATTCTGTAACCCATCCCAAAAAGAACATGAAAATGTATCCTCAAGAACGTTGGGCCTGGGGTATGACAACTGCGGCTGAAGTCTGGAATGGAAGACTCGCTATGCTTGGTTTTATCGGACTTTTAATTGAGTTAATTACTGGACATGGCCCCTTACATTTTGTGGGGTTACTGTAA